cgaatagctattgacgctattcggccatagcgtgggtgtacctaatgaagtggcccatagcacggctgccttattagcatcggcggtaaaatgtgcggaccaaaagatcaggactttcgcatcttgtgacactggagcaacttaaatccgtcgattggtaagtgtttgtttcgcattaaatgtgggtatctagtttcaaatgtacatacagctagcgtaaatagcatgttagcatcgattagcgtagcatgttagcatcgattagctggcagtcatgccgtgaccaaatatgtctgattagcacataagtcaataacatcaacaaaactcacctttgtgattttgttgactttatggttgcaaatgcatctgcaggttatccatacatctctgtgccatgtctgtcttagcatcgccggtcaaatgtgaagacactttggtacattcaatgggggtctggcggcagatttcttgccagtggtgcaacttgaatccctccctgttagtgttgttacaccctccgacaacacacccaccaggcatgatgtctccaaggttccaaaaaatagtcgaaaaaaacggaaaataacagagctgagacccggtgtttgtaatgtgaaaatgaaaatggcgggtgtgttacctcggtgacgtcacgttctgacgtcatcgctaaaagaccgataaacagaaaggcgtttaatttgccaaaattcacccatttagagttcggaaatttgttaaaaaaatacatggatccgctttggactgaactctcgcggctgtgttggagccactatggattgaactttcacagtatcatgttagacccgctccgcatccattgctttcggtcacctagaggggggggggttgcccacatctgaggtcctctccaaggtttctcatagtcagcattgtcactggcgtcccactggatgtgaattctccctgcccactgggtgtgagttttccttgcccttttgtgggttcttccgaggatgttgtagtcgtaatgatttgtgcagccctttgagacatttgtgatttggggctatataaataaacattgattgattgattgattgattgatggatggtcttttttctgcaacatcaaggtatatattgacgcttacataggtctgctgataatgttcctctttaagctgtacatcaagcaagaatttgaaagaattccacctgaaaagcttcaaaaatgtgtctcctcagttcccaaacgtttattgattgttgttaaaaggaaaggccatgtaacacagtggtaaaaatgccccctgtGACcacttttttttgcaatgtgttgccgccattaaattctaagataatgattatttgcaacaaatatgcggtcctctccaaggtttctcatagtcatcattgtcaccgtcaccgacgtcccactgggtgtgagtttttcctcgcccttatgtgggctctgtaccgaggatgtggttgtgatttgtgcagccctttgagacacttgtgatttggggttatattaataaacattgattgatgattgattgattgaaaagagcAAAGTGAGACTTTTTTTTAACGCCTGTGTTTGTCCTTTTTTGTGTCCTGCAAACCTCCTCTGAAGAACATATTGGACCTCCATGATGGAGCGGGAAGAGCCACAGCCGCCCTACCTTAAAGAGAAAGAAGAGGAGCCGCAGCTTCACtatattaaagaggaagaggaagagccaGAGTCCAcccacatcaaagaggaagagcCACATCCTCCACATATTAAAGAGGAAGAGAAGTCGCAGCCGCctcactttaaagaggaagaggtggaACGCCGCATCAGTCCggagggagagcatcttgaaggacgaGAGGAGTTCCCGTTGACGGtcattgtgaagagtgaagatgaggaggttgaaagtgaaagtgaggagaagagagaggcggagcctccgagcagcagctcaactcaacacatgacaacagaagctgctGGAGACCAcggtggaggatcacaagcagacaagctcttagctccactgtcTGATAGTGACGAGACGACGTCTCACTCTCCTGACACTGGCGATGAAAACCCTGAAATTGGTACGACTTTACACgctgacaacacacacttcaaatgttctcactgtgacaaaaccttcAATTACCATtgtcatttgaaaagacacacgagaacgcacaccggagaaaaacctttcatgtGCTCATTTTGCAGTAAACGCTTCGCTCTGAAGCAACATTTGACAATACACTTGAGAAtgcacaccggagagaaaccatTTTCTTGTTCCGTATGCAGAAAAGGTTTTGTGCAAAGAGACAAGATCGCAAGACACATGAGACtgcacaccggagagaaaccgtTCACGTGTTCATTCTGCGACAAAAGTTTCGTACAGAGTCAACACTTGAAAGTGCACTtgagaacgcacactggcgaGAAACCCTTCGCCTGTTCGAGCTGCAACAGGAGCTTCTGTGACCAATCCACACTTGTGAGACACACGAGGACACACACGGGTGAGAAAGTGTTCGGCTGCAGCGTTTGTGACGAAAGATTCTCTTACAAGTACCAGTGGAAGAAGCACAAATGTGCTGGTGAGAGCTGCAGCGGCAAATGAAGCTGCAGCATTTCCCACAATAGGGAAATTATGCGGTTGcagtgcaaatacaaaaaaaaaaaaacttgagggACACATCAAAAAACATAAAGGACATAAAATAAACCAGAAGAGCACGGAGTTTACGCAACGAGCCGCCATCTCAGCAGCGCCGTTTTATACAGCTTTAAAAGTAAAACAGAAATGAACAATAAATtatcaagcattgaccggtccgcagctacaaaaaggttggagaccacttaacccttgtattatgttggaaaaaaatggcattgattatgttgcgggtcgttttgacccgtactgtgtaaatgcactcaaaacagtcaagaaaacaggttaaaccaataacaattttattttgggttgtataaacatttagaaaagtgacatacaatacattttttattccaattgtattatgttaagggtcaatttgacccttttcagtttttgtgttgctcaaagtactggttatcctttctttttcttgctgaaatctggtgacttttcctcatctagggtcatgaactggtgtgtaaatctggactctttgttgtgtagtggaatgtttctgcagagtttgtataaaaagatgatgttgcgagtcattttgacccaggcgctttaatgtgggtaaatagctgttcagatccaaaaataaacatgtttccttgatgtactttttactttgatgtacaattgtttgtattttgattgtctctgagacccagagccaggtgtgtgaagagagggaactttctcacacttgtcccctcagatgtcatccttctggagctcatttttggtgagtttgtcaaagagatgacatgagaacagtgacaaggacaagtgtgagaaagttccctctcttcacacacctggctctgggtctcagaggcaatcaaaatacaaacaagtgtacatcaaagtaaaaagtacatcaaagagacttgtttattttggctatttacccacattaaagcgactgggtcaaaatgacccacaacatcatctttgtatacaaactctgcaagacattccactacacaacaaagtgtccagattttacacaccagttcatgaccctagatgaggaaaagtcaccaaatttcagcaagaaaaagaaaggataaccagtactttgataaacacaaaaactgaaatgggtcagattgaccctcaacataatagaagggttaatgtaatcaacagaaagacatTGTCTGCCCCAAGAAatacaaaagcgaagaggaagaaggaccagactcccctccaggcactgcCTCTTTTAACTGTTTTACAACATTTTCTGTGAACTTTTTACGACTCTCGTCCCttcagctgttgccatgtggtcagaaaAAGTCCAAAAAAAAGGAGGATGCGTACAATCTTTTGCAAGAGTACAgactacacgtttctcctcaaattgagccgaaTTTAATTCTGTCCGTTTgattatttgcttcttgtcttgtttaataaatgtcatcagtgtttgcaattgtacatcaaagtaaaaagtacatcaaagagacttgtttattttggctatttacccacattaatgcgtatgggtcaaaatgacccacaacatcatctttgtatacaaactctgcaagacattccactacacaacaaagtgtccagattttacacaccagttcatgaccccagatgaggaaaagtcaccaaatttcagcaagaaaaataaaggataaccagtactttgataaacacaaaaactgaaatgggtcagattgaccctcaacataatagaagggttaatgtaatcaacagaaagacatTGTCTGCCCCAAGAAatacaaaagcgaagaggaagaaggaccagactcccctccaggcactgcCTCTTTTAACTGTTTTACAACATTTTCTGTGAACTTTTTACGACTCTCGTCCCttcagctgttgccatgtggtcagagaaagtccaaataaaggaggatgcgtacaatctttcgcagGAGTACAgactacacgtttctcctcaaattgagccaaatttaattctgtccctgtttgattccttgcttcttgtcttgtttaataaatgtcatcagtgtttgagccTGACGATACATATTGCGTACGTACAATTTCACCATGCATGGacaatttaataaacaaaaaacgTATTTCAACACCCTGGTGACGTCTGCGATGCTGTCAGCTGCACGGCCAGAGAAAGGAAAAAACTTAACAAAGTAACCGAGAGAGTTGAACGTCCAAGGTTGCCCACtagtcattttaaaataaaattaaaaaaatgtacaaatgtaaacaatatgTGTTAAATACGATAACTGTTTTGTGTAAACTATAGTCTtcttgtatgaattttaaagtgtATGAAGTGTGTTACCGATGTTCATTTTTAATTGTAAATGATTCCATACACAAACTCCTTTATgtgacatacagtcgtggtcaaaagtggacatccacttgtaaaggacatcatgtcatgcctgtcttgagtttccaatcatttcttatatttttgtgatgcagtgattggcgcacatacttgttggtcacaaaaagtctgcttcttttatgaatttattatggctctactgggtcaaaagtatacgtacagcaatgttaatatttgctcacatgtcccttggcaagtttacctgcaatacgGCGCTTTTttgctagccatccacaagcttctaggttgaatttttgaccacggaattggtgcagttcggctaaatgtgttggttttctgacatggacttgtttcttcagcattgtccacatgtttaagtcaggattttgggaaggccattctgaaaccttcattcgaacctgatttagccattcttttaccacttttgatatgtgtttggggtcattgtcctgttggaaaacccaactgcgcccaagacctaacctccgggctgatggctttaggttgtcttgaagaatttggtggtaatcttcctttttcattgtcccatttactctctgtaaagcagcagttccattggcaggaaaacaggcccagagtataatactaccaccaccatgcttgacggtaggtatgatgttcctgggattaaaggcctcacattttctcctccaaacatattgctgggtattgtggccaaacagctccatttttgtttcatccgacatcacatggacaaagataagaccttcctgGAGGAAAgttgtgtggtcagatgaaacaaaaaatcattgtcccatttaaagcagcaaaacagatccagagcataatactaccaccaccatgcttgacggtaggtttggtgttcctgggattaaaggcctcaccctttttcctccaaacatattgctgggtattgtggccaaacagctcattttttgtttcatctgacatcacaactttcctccagaaggtcttatctttgtccatgtgatgcctGAAACATATTCCAGCCAATTTCTGGAAGCATGTTTATGTTTTACAATTGCCGAACAGTTGTGTATTCTACAAGtggatttacttttaaaatgtgtcacTTTTATGAACCATTTGGTGAATGTAGATAATCCATTCTAATAATGATccttattactctcttttgtgaTATGATTATTGGTGTTTTAATCTTTTTATATTGCAAAGACATGCAGGTTATGTGTGGTGTTAGTTTTACGATGTCTGACTGTGGTCACGAAAAACAGTTTATGCTTGACGATTGTTTGTAGATGTTGTTTTTGGTGTGGTTACTGCAGGCAATAACCGATCTTACACAATAAAGCAATTGATGGTCACTCCCTTGACCTCTTCATAACATCTTTATCAGataggataggactttattgtcattgcacaagtacaacaaaactatgtttttagcacaaacccgttgaagtttagacaaacaaacagtgtacatggttacagaacaggaacgccaCAAGGCACCAAGTAAAAGatggaaaaaggtcaacgctggggtaggatgagtaaaaaaatataatctaGACTGGGATactaagggggcctagtctggagtgggaaaaaacctccatgccaTGCACACACAAATATGTTACATATAATTAcgacaactcgcaacagaggggcggggagttggggccctggaggtcGACTGCCAACCTTCCATCACCCCGAGGGggaatcaagcggtggtgaaggcgtggtgtgtgtatatgcccattgtctcGGGTGCATTGATGTAGTGTTCATAGGCCTGGGGCCATTCTGCGTgcaagcaaaagttcgactccaagTGTCGTTgatgagggagggaggtcaaaagcgtccatcattgaagagtcctcgggggtgttttcggaacagcctgctcctattgtttacagcgtcaaggccattcaagggagtcaaatcatagattaagatgtttgttttccgcgagcagagGTTACAATGGCTTGTGTGTTCTATTCGTCAATGCTGGCcctcaggtaaaaaggtatgtaacgcttatgatataaaatatttttgttaaacatggacacaattttggacatcaattattagccggctgcaaacgtctgaactagcttcatttatattcggcaaccagtagcagtaatagtataggactttaccgctacaggtCAACACTGGggtaggatgagtaaaaaaatacaatctagactgggctcctaagggggcctagtctggagtgggaaaaaacctccatgccatgcacacacaaacatgttacatataattacgacaactcgcaacagaggggcggggagttggggccctggaggtcGACTGCCAGCCTTCCATCACCCCGAGGGggaatcaagcggtggtgaaggcgtggtgtgtgtatatgcccattgtctcGGGTGCATTGATGTAGTGTTCATAGGCCTGGGGCCattctgcatgcaagcaaaagttcgactccaaaTGTCGTTgatgagggagggaggtcaaaagcgtccatcattgatgagtcctcgggggtgttttcggaacagcctgctcctattgtttacagcgtcaaggccattcaagggagtcaAATCTTAGATTAAgatgtttgttttccgcgagcagacgtTACAATGGCTTGTGTGTTCTATTCGTCAATGCTGGCCCTCAGGTAAAAAGCTATGTAACGCTTatgatataaaatatttttgttaaacatggacacaattttggacatcaattattagccggctgcacacgtctgaactagcttcataTATATTCGGCAATCAGTAGCAGTAATATaataggactttaccgctacaggtcaacgctggggtaggattagtaaaaaaatacaatctagactgggatcctaagggggcctagtctggagtgggaaaaaacctccatgccatgcacacacaaacatgttacatataattacgacaacttgcaacagaggggcggggagttggggccctggaggtcGACTGCCAACCTTCCATCACCCCGAGGGggaatcaagcggtggtgaaggcgtggtgtgtgtatatgcccattgtctcGGGTGCATTGATGTAGTGTTCATAGGCCTGGGGCCattctgcatgcaagcaaaagttcg
The sequence above is drawn from the Nerophis ophidion isolate RoL-2023_Sa linkage group LG03, RoL_Noph_v1.0, whole genome shotgun sequence genome and encodes:
- the LOC133549007 gene encoding zinc finger protein 37-like isoform X2, producing the protein MMEREEPQPPYLKEKEEEPQLHYIKEEEEEPESTHIKEEEPHPPHIKEEEKSQPPHFKEEEVERRISPEGEHLEGREEFPLTVIVKSEDEEVESESEEKREAEPPSSSSTQHMTTEAAGDHGGGSQADKLLAPLSDSDETTSHSPDTGDENPEIGTTLHADNTHFKCSHCDKTFNYHCHLKRHTRTHTGEKPFMCSFCSKRFALKQHLTIHLRMHTGEKPFSCSVCRKGFVQRDKIARHMRLHTGEKPFTCSFCDKSFVQSQHLKVHLRTHTGEKPFACSSCNRSFCDQSTLVRHTRTHTGEKVFGCSVCDERFSYKYQWKKHKCAGESCSGK